One segment of Prionailurus bengalensis isolate Pbe53 chromosome E3, Fcat_Pben_1.1_paternal_pri, whole genome shotgun sequence DNA contains the following:
- the RHBDD2 gene encoding rhomboid domain-containing protein 2, which translates to MAAMVVSEPGSRSWSLCPEVPSATFFTALLSLLVSGPRLFLLQPPLAPSGLSLRSEALRNWQVYRLVTYIFVYENPISLLCGAIIIWRFAGNFERTVGTVRHCFFTVIFAIFSAIIFLSFEAVSSLSKLGEVEDARGFTPVAFAMLGVNSVRSRMRRALVFGMVVPSMLVPWLLLCASWLIPQTSFLSNVCGLGIGLTYGLTYCYSIDLSERVALKLDQKFPFSLMRRISVFKYISGSSAERRAAHSRKLNPVPGSYPTQSGHPHLSPSHPVAQMQHASGQKLAPWPACAPGHMPSLPPYQPASGLCYVQNHFGTTPNSSGVYPATAGASLGVQPPTPLNCPGTVYSGALAAPAAAGSKECSRVLIP; encoded by the exons ATGGCGGCCATGGTGGTCTCGGAGCCCGGGTCTCGGAGCTGGTCCTTGTGTCCCGAGGTGCCATCCGCCACCTTCTTCACCGCGCTGCTCTCGCTGCTGGTGTCCGGGCCCCGCCTGTTCCTGCTGCAGCCGCCCCTGGCGCCCTCGGGCCTCTCGCTGCGGTCCGAGGCCCTGCGCAACTGGCAAG TTTACAGGCTGGTGACGTACATCTTTGTCTACGAGAATCCAATCTCCCTGCTCTGCGGTGCCATCATCATCTGGCGCTTTGCTGGCAATTTCGAGAGAACCGTGGGCACCGTCCGCCATTGCTTCTTCACCGTGATCTTCGCCATCTTCTCTGCTATCATCTTCCTGTCGTTTGAAGCCGTGTCATCGCTTTCGAAGCTGGGGGAGGTGGAGGATGCCAGAGGCTTCACCCCCGTGGCTTTTGCCATGCTGGGCGTCAACTCTGTCCGCTCTCGGATGAGAAGGGCCCTGGTCTTCGGCATGGTTGTGCCCTCGATGCTGGTGCCGTGGCTcctgctctgtgcctcctggCTCATTCCCCAGACCTCCTTCCTCAGTAATGTCTGCGGACTTGGGATTGGGCTGACAT ATGGCCTCACCTACTGCTACTCCATCGACCTCTCAGAGCGAGTAGCCCTGAAGCTCGACCAGAAGTTCCCCTTCAGCCTGATGAGGAGGATTTCGGTGTTCAAGTACATCTCGGGCTCTTCAGCCGAAAGAAGGGCAGCCCACAGCCGGAA GCTGAACCCTGTGCCCGGCTCCTACCCCACACAGAGTGGCCACCCTCACCTGTCCCCGAGCCACCCTGTCGCCCAGATGCAGCATGCCAGTGGCCAGAAACTAGCCCCCTGGCCAGCCTGCGCTCCCGGGCACATGCCCAGCCTGCCTCCATACCAGCCGGCCTCCGGCCTGTGTTACGTACAGAACCATTTTGGCACAACCCCTAACTCCTCCGGTGTCTACCCGGCTACCGCGGGTGCCTCCCTGGGGGTCCAGCCTCCCACCCCTCTCAACTGCCCTGGCACTGTGTATTCTGGGGCCCTGGCCGCTCCAGCGGCTGCGGGCTCCAAGGAGTGCTCAAGGGTCCTGATCCCCTGA